A section of the Streptomyces sp. V3I8 genome encodes:
- a CDS encoding DEAD/DEAH box helicase, whose product MTRSERPERPSGGRPVNSRGSRGSRGTRGAGPAAPANGGGRNARKKPVAQAAPPREFTLPQTLTPALPSVESFDALDMPAALGKTLSAQGVTDPFPIQGATLPNSLAGRDILGRGRTGSGKTLAFGLALLARTAGRRAEPKAPLALVLVPTRELAQQVTDALTPYATAVNLRLATVVGGLSIGKQSALLRRGAEVLVATPGRLKDLIDRGDCTLAQVGITVLDEADQMADMGFMPQVTALLNQVEPGGQRMLFSATLDKNIDKLVRMYLTDPVVHSVDPSAGTVTTMEHHVLHVADETDKKAVAMRIAARDGRVILFVDTKRSADRFTKRLLASGVRASALHGGRSQPQRTRTLDQFKTGLVTALVATNVAARGIHVDDLDLVVNVDPPTDHKDYLHRGGRTARAGESGSVVTLVLPEQKREMTQLMVNAGISPHTARIRSGDDELVRITGAREPSGVPVVIPVPEQAAAQPSQGKPRARRGGGGGGRGAATGGTRSATGTRSAGGTGGGTRGRGGAGAGTRAGSAGNRGTRGGQGGGGRRSA is encoded by the coding sequence ATGACTCGATCCGAACGTCCTGAACGACCCTCCGGCGGGCGACCGGTGAATTCCCGGGGTTCCCGCGGCTCTCGTGGCACACGCGGCGCGGGCCCGGCGGCCCCCGCCAACGGCGGCGGCAGGAACGCACGCAAGAAGCCCGTCGCGCAGGCCGCCCCGCCGCGCGAGTTCACCCTGCCGCAGACGCTCACGCCCGCGCTGCCCTCCGTCGAGTCCTTCGACGCGCTGGACATGCCGGCCGCGCTCGGCAAGACCCTCAGCGCCCAGGGCGTCACCGACCCCTTCCCGATCCAGGGCGCGACGCTGCCCAACTCCCTCGCCGGGCGGGACATCCTCGGCCGGGGCCGCACCGGCTCGGGCAAGACCCTCGCGTTCGGCCTCGCGCTGCTCGCCCGCACGGCCGGCCGGCGCGCCGAGCCCAAGGCGCCGCTCGCGCTGGTCCTGGTGCCCACGCGTGAACTCGCGCAGCAGGTCACCGACGCGCTCACGCCGTACGCCACCGCCGTGAACCTGCGGCTCGCGACGGTCGTCGGCGGGCTCTCCATCGGCAAGCAGTCCGCCCTGCTGCGGCGCGGCGCCGAGGTGCTCGTCGCCACGCCCGGACGGCTCAAGGACCTGATAGACCGGGGCGACTGCACCCTCGCGCAGGTCGGGATCACCGTCCTCGACGAGGCCGACCAGATGGCCGACATGGGCTTCATGCCCCAGGTCACGGCGCTCCTCAACCAGGTCGAGCCGGGCGGCCAGCGCATGCTGTTCTCGGCGACCCTGGACAAGAACATCGACAAGCTCGTACGGATGTACCTCACGGACCCCGTCGTGCACTCCGTCGACCCCTCCGCGGGCACGGTGACGACCATGGAGCACCACGTGCTGCACGTCGCCGACGAGACCGACAAGAAGGCCGTCGCGATGCGGATCGCCGCCCGCGACGGACGCGTGATCCTCTTCGTCGACACCAAGCGCTCGGCGGACCGCTTCACCAAGCGGCTGCTCGCCAGCGGCGTACGCGCCTCCGCCCTGCACGGCGGACGCTCCCAGCCGCAGCGCACCCGCACGCTCGACCAGTTCAAGACCGGCCTGGTGACCGCCCTCGTCGCGACCAACGTGGCGGCGCGCGGGATCCACGTCGACGACCTCGACCTCGTCGTGAACGTCGACCCGCCCACCGACCACAAGGACTACCTGCACCGCGGCGGCCGTACCGCCCGCGCGGGGGAGTCCGGCAGCGTGGTCACGCTGGTCCTGCCGGAGCAGAAGCGGGAGATGACCCAGCTGATGGTCAACGCGGGGATCAGCCCGCACACGGCCCGCATCAGGTCCGGCGACGACGAGCTGGTACGGATCACGGGGGCGCGGGAGCCGTCCGGGGTCCCGGTCGTCATCCCGGTCCCGGAACAGGCCGCCGCCCAGCCGTCCCAGGGGAAGCCGCGGGCGCGGCGCGGTGGCGGTGGCGGTGGCCGCGGTGCGGCCACCGGCGGCACGCGGTCCGCGACCGGTACGCGGTCCGCCGGCGGTACCGGCGGGGGCACGCGTGGCCGCGGCGGTGCGGGTGCGGGAACGCGTGCCGGCAGCGCCGGCAACCGCGGGACGCGGGGCGGACAGGGCGGCGGCGGTCGAAGGTCGGCCTAG
- a CDS encoding LPXTG cell wall anchor domain-containing protein, whose product MSARRSLLTATAAGTLLGALWFVPSAKATDDLPAQHRTRTATTTVVRTAAHTSSGTSEVSQASARSATGTTTTETDSTPAGRHTGLADTGSFDTTPYVAGGTLFLGLGAGFVVFSIRRERMAGY is encoded by the coding sequence GTGTCCGCACGTCGATCGTTGCTGACCGCCACCGCCGCGGGGACCCTCCTGGGTGCCCTGTGGTTCGTCCCGTCCGCCAAGGCGACGGACGACCTGCCCGCGCAGCACAGAACACGGACGGCGACGACCACGGTGGTCCGCACCGCGGCACACACGTCGTCCGGCACGTCGGAGGTGTCACAGGCGTCGGCACGGTCCGCCACCGGCACGACCACGACCGAGACCGACAGCACCCCGGCCGGCCGGCACACCGGACTGGCCGACACGGGAAGCTTCGACACGACCCCGTACGTGGCGGGCGGCACGCTGTTCCTGGGCCTGGGGGCGGGGTTCGTGGTGTTCTCGATCCGCCGGGAGCGCATGGCCGGGTACTGA
- a CDS encoding cold-shock protein encodes MATGTVKWFNSEKGFGFIEQDGGGADVFAHYSNIASSGFRELQEGQKVSFDVTQGQKGPQAENIVPA; translated from the coding sequence ATGGCTACTGGCACCGTGAAGTGGTTCAACAGCGAAAAGGGCTTCGGCTTCATCGAGCAGGACGGCGGCGGCGCCGACGTCTTCGCCCACTACTCCAACATCGCGAGCTCGGGCTTCCGTGAGCTGCAGGAGGGCCAGAAGGTCTCCTTCGACGTCACGCAGGGTCAGAAGGGCCCGCAGGCGGAGAACATCGTCCCCGCCTAA